One region of Cyanobium sp. M30B3 genomic DNA includes:
- the pheS gene encoding phenylalanine--tRNA ligase subunit alpha, protein MGVTVSLEDLTAQLEQLEAEAAAEIAAAATATELEALRVGLLGKKGRLSAVLGAMGKLPGPERPLIGQRANVLKEQVSGLLAERLQAVKAAALAERIARETLDVTAPCSYMPPGHRHPLISTIEEIVDIFSGLGYRVSEGPEIETDYYNFTALNIPEHHPARDMQDTFYLEDGRLLRTHTSPVQIRYLENNPPPVRVIAPGRVFRRDAVDATHSPVFHQVEVLAIDEGLDFTHLRGTVTTFLQRFFGDLPVRFRASYFPFTEPSAEVDVQWRGRWLEVMGCGMVDPAVLTGMGLDPERWSGFAAGLGVERFCMVRHGIDDIRRLYTSDLRFLEQF, encoded by the coding sequence GTGGGCGTCACCGTGTCGCTGGAGGATCTCACCGCCCAGCTGGAGCAGCTGGAGGCCGAGGCGGCCGCCGAGATCGCCGCTGCCGCCACCGCCACCGAGCTGGAGGCGCTGCGGGTGGGGCTGCTGGGCAAGAAGGGCCGGCTCTCGGCGGTGCTCGGCGCCATGGGCAAGCTGCCCGGCCCGGAGCGGCCGCTGATCGGCCAGCGGGCCAACGTGCTCAAGGAGCAGGTGAGCGGGCTGCTGGCGGAACGGCTGCAGGCGGTGAAAGCGGCGGCGCTGGCCGAGCGGATCGCCCGCGAAACCCTCGATGTGACCGCCCCCTGCAGCTACATGCCGCCGGGCCACCGCCACCCGCTGATCAGCACGATCGAGGAGATCGTGGACATCTTCAGCGGCCTGGGCTACCGGGTGTCGGAGGGGCCCGAGATCGAGACCGACTACTACAACTTCACCGCCCTGAACATCCCCGAGCACCACCCCGCCCGGGACATGCAGGACACCTTCTATCTGGAGGACGGCCGCCTGCTGCGCACCCACACCTCGCCGGTGCAGATCCGCTACCTGGAGAACAACCCGCCTCCGGTGCGGGTGATCGCCCCGGGGCGGGTGTTCCGCCGCGACGCCGTGGATGCCACCCACTCGCCGGTGTTTCACCAGGTGGAGGTGCTGGCGATCGATGAAGGGCTCGACTTCACCCACCTGCGCGGCACGGTGACCACCTTCCTGCAGCGGTTCTTCGGCGACCTGCCGGTGCGCTTCCGCGCCAGCTATTTCCCCTTCACCGAGCCCAGCGCCGAGGTGGACGTGCAGTGGCGCGGCCGCTGGCTGGAGGTGATGGGCTGCGGCATGGTGGATCCGGCCGTGCTCACGGGCATGGGCCTGGATCCGGAGCGCTGGAGCGGCTTTGCCGCCGGCCTGGGGGTGGAGCGCTTCTGCATGGTGCGCCACGGCATCGACGACATCCGCCGCCTCTACACCAGCGACCTGCGCTTCCTGGAGCAGTTCTGA